One part of the Vicia villosa cultivar HV-30 ecotype Madison, WI linkage group LG6, Vvil1.0, whole genome shotgun sequence genome encodes these proteins:
- the LOC131613946 gene encoding F-box/kelch-repeat protein At3g23880-like — MHAVKMNLHPSHSQHSSNTSQLPVFLPDELVTEVLSSLPVKSFMRMRCLSKFSNSLFTDPIFIRMHLLRSARNPHLALVTSKTKTVVPLPICHLFENPPITLSDEPHYLINDVCLYQSNSRVIHRVVGSCNGLICFLTYSILHQDITFRLWNPSTRTISKTLGHLDFSIDRVSQARSLKFVFGYDNLTSTYKVVFLNFQLRNTITEAKVLSSVDNVWRNIQNFPAAPLQFKFRFHPVYSFYHDNDGVYLSGTANWLGAFDYEVKSLENYVIISLDLGTETYTQMHLPHGFVEMPRLDPTIGVLKNRLCFSYDFRLTHFVIWQMMEFGVQESWTQFLQISYLDLRISVLDFIRHNFGDKEMFMVPIYLSENDDTLILASRLEEQAILYNMRDNTVERTRITNRIRWLFVKEYVESLVSTSQ, encoded by the coding sequence ATGCATGCTGTGAAAATGAATCTCCATCCATCTCACTCACAACATTCCTCCAACACTTCACAATTGCCGGTATTCCTCCCCGATGAGCTTGTAACTGAAGTACTTTCCTCCCTTCCTGTTAAATCTTTTATGCGAATGAGATGCTTGAGTAAGTTCTCTAATTCTCTCTTTACCGATCCTATTTTCATCAGAATGCATCTTCTTCGATCTGCTCGAAACCCTCATCTTGCACTTGTCACTAGCAAGACCAAAACTGTCGTACCCTTACCAATATGCCATTTATTCGAAAATCCTCCGATCACCCTTAGTGACGAACCTCATTACCTTATCAACGATGTTTGTTTATATCAATCCAACAGCCGCGTCATCCATCGTGTTGTTGGTTCCTGTAATGGATTGATCTGCTTTCTCACTTATTCAATTTTGCATCAAGATATAACGTTTCGTTTATGGAACCCATCCACTAGAACAATATCTAAAACATTAGGCCATTTAGATTTTTCAATTGACAGGGTTAGTCAAGCTAGATCTTTAAAGTTCGTATTTGGTTATGATAATTTAACCTCTACTTACAAGGTTGTGTTCCTAAATTTTCAACTTCGCAATACGATAACCGAGGCAAAAGTTTTAAGTTCCGTTGATAATGTCTGgagaaatattcaaaattttcctgCGGCTCCACTTCAGTTTAAATTTCGCTTCCACCCTGTCTATAGCTTCTACCATGACAATGATGGTGTTTATTTGAGTGGCACTGCTAATTGGTTGGGTGCTTTTGACTACGAGgttaaatctcttgagaattATGTTATTATTTCTCTTGATCTGGGAACCGAGACATACACGCAGATGCATCTGCCTCATGgttttgttgaaatgcctcgactAGACCCAACTATTGGTGTGTTGAAGAATCGTCTTTGTTTTTCTTATGATTTTAGATTAACTCATTTTGTTATATGGCAAATGATGGAATTTGGAGTTCAAGAATCTTGGACACAGTTTCTTCAAATAAGTTATTTGGATCTTCGAATTAGTGTTTTGGATTTTATTCGACACAATTTTGGAGATAAGGAAATGTTTATGGTGCCAATATATCTGTCAGAGAATGATGATACGTTGATATTGGCTAGCAGGTTAGAAGAGCAGGCAATTCTGTATAATATGAGAGATAACACTGTCGAAAGAACTAGAATTACGAATAGAATAAGATGGTTATTTGTCAAGGAATATGTGGAAAGCTTGGTTTCAACCTCTCAATAG
- the LOC131613948 gene encoding uncharacterized protein LOC131613948, whose amino-acid sequence MIGTVVWYPFGDNVWKNIQCFPVVPYYRVALVRHREQRVNEGVYLNGTVNWLAIPNSKYFWGQYEEHEDLPAIDQFVIISLDLGTETYNQLLLPRDLVEVPTLLPTISVLRDCLCFSYHIKTTHFAIWMMMEFGVQESWTQFLNISYADLQIDYESPRYGYDHLLHPLCLFEDDDTIILASSHEEQAFLYNWRDNRVSKTRIANNVLWMFSRDYIETLVSTCG is encoded by the coding sequence ATGATAGGGACTGTTGTCTGGTACCCTTTCGGTGATAATGTTTGGAAAAACATTCAATGTTTCCCTGTAGTTCCATACTATCGTGTGGCTCTTGTTCGCCATAGAGAGCAACGTGTTAATGAAGGAGTGTATTTGAATGGTACAGTTAACTGGTTGGCCATTCCAAATTCCAAATATTTTTGGGGACAATATGAAGAACATGAAGATCTTCCGGCAATTGATCAATTTGTGATTATCTCGTTGGATCTAGGTACCGAGACATACAACCAATTGCTTCTCCCTCGGGATTTAGTTGAAGTCCCGACTCTTTTGCCAACTATTAGTGTGTTGAGGGACTGCCTTTGTTTTTCCTATCATATTAAGACCACACATTTTGCTATATGGATGATGATGGAATTTGGAGTGCAAGAGTCTTGGACTCAATTCCTTAATATTAGTTATGCAGATCTTCAAATTGATTATGAATCCCCACGATATGGTTATGATCATCTACTGCACCCGCTGTGTCTTTTCGAGGATGATGACACAATAATATTAGCAAGTAGTCATGAAGAGCAAGCATTTCTCTATAATTGGAGAGATAATAGAGTAAGCAAAACTAGAATTGCCAACAATGTATTGTGGATGTTTTCCCGTGATTATATTGAAACCTTGGTTTCAACCTGTGGTTGA